In a genomic window of Streptomyces roseoviridis:
- a CDS encoding ATP-binding protein, giving the protein MKYDIAAPEPAGMVASLSSLGYSLPAAIADLVDNSISAGASTIDVEFTWAGQDSWIAVADDGAGMTAGELVTAMTVAARGPATPRSATDLGRFGVGLKSASFSQARQLTVATATAGEWHVRTWDLDVVERSGEWRLLRGADETTTKLLGRLRGEGDHGTVVLWRRLNGYHVDAVTVEDERTQKQFYAEAARTESHLGMVFGRFLTGSRRRNLRVSGSPVEPWDPFLSRHPSVQPLPVERLRLGAGSVRVEAFVLPSAQRLTPDEYEKAGGPRGWLDQQGFYVYRRDRLILAGDWLGQRGLRREEKYNLARIAVDIPAETDVEWGVDVRKSSVVPPVALRSHLRRIALQARRRAADVLRHRGQIAARTHGDPLVYAWNVRRVDDQVTCRINRGHPLVKAALRSGGTGSDDVRALIRLLEETVPVTALRVMHETDTSDDPEPFGGPGPAGAEATEVAQRIYEALVSDGRSPAAARERLRTMPPFDQMQGFWNG; this is encoded by the coding sequence GTGAAGTACGACATAGCAGCTCCGGAACCGGCGGGCATGGTCGCCTCGCTCAGTTCGCTCGGGTACTCCCTGCCTGCCGCCATCGCGGATCTCGTGGACAACAGCATCTCCGCGGGGGCGTCCACGATCGACGTCGAGTTCACCTGGGCCGGGCAGGACTCCTGGATCGCGGTCGCTGACGACGGTGCCGGGATGACCGCGGGTGAGCTCGTGACCGCCATGACCGTGGCCGCGCGAGGCCCTGCGACACCCCGAAGCGCCACGGACCTGGGGCGCTTCGGCGTCGGCCTCAAGTCGGCCTCGTTCTCACAGGCCAGGCAGCTTACCGTCGCCACCGCCACCGCCGGCGAATGGCACGTACGTACGTGGGACCTCGACGTCGTCGAGAGGTCGGGCGAGTGGCGGCTGCTTCGCGGCGCGGACGAGACGACCACCAAGTTGCTCGGCAGGCTCCGAGGTGAGGGGGACCACGGCACCGTCGTGCTGTGGCGGCGCCTCAACGGCTACCACGTCGACGCGGTGACGGTGGAGGACGAGCGGACCCAGAAGCAGTTCTACGCGGAGGCCGCCCGCACGGAGTCCCACCTGGGCATGGTCTTCGGCAGGTTCCTCACCGGAAGCCGACGTCGCAACCTGCGTGTGTCGGGCAGCCCCGTCGAGCCCTGGGATCCGTTCCTGTCCCGTCACCCGTCCGTACAACCGCTTCCGGTCGAGCGTCTGCGGTTGGGGGCGGGCTCTGTGCGAGTGGAGGCGTTCGTCCTCCCCAGTGCCCAGAGGCTCACCCCGGACGAGTACGAGAAGGCCGGCGGCCCGCGTGGATGGCTCGACCAGCAGGGGTTCTACGTGTACCGCCGGGACCGTCTGATCCTGGCTGGTGACTGGCTCGGACAGCGCGGGTTGCGCCGCGAGGAGAAGTACAACCTGGCACGGATCGCCGTGGACATCCCCGCCGAGACGGATGTCGAATGGGGGGTCGACGTCCGGAAGTCCAGTGTCGTCCCGCCCGTCGCGCTGCGTTCTCATCTCCGGCGCATCGCTCTACAGGCCAGGAGAAGGGCCGCCGACGTGCTTCGGCACCGCGGGCAGATCGCTGCGCGCACGCACGGGGATCCGCTCGTGTACGCATGGAACGTCCGTCGTGTCGACGACCAGGTCACCTGCCGGATCAACCGGGGCCACCCTCTGGTGAAGGCGGCTCTGCGCTCTGGCGGTACCGGCTCGGATGACGTGCGTGCCCTGATCCGCCTGCTTGAGGAGACGGTGCCGGTCACCGCCCTCCGCGTGATGCACGAGACGGACACCAGCGACGACCCCGAACCCTTCGGAGGCCCCGGGCCCGCCGGCGCCGAGGCCACGGAGGTCGCACAGCGCATCTACGAGGCACTGGTCTCCGATGGCCGCTCGCCTGCGGCCGCCCGCGAACGCCTCCGGACGATGCCCCCCTTCGACCAGATGCAGGGCTTCTGGAACGGGTGA
- a CDS encoding helicase-related protein has translation MSAVVSDATGEAQGDVCLGEPPSARYFMESLGPHAIEPGGAAPRYGRTTPDSLGFEFEAENASSVTVKARASFYYSALPTRVQQLEWAGEREEPYRLAPLFKRLGVTVGPVEIVLGHEAGLRQTLEAEFRRAFAEAVELALRDPRIDRRVGSDRRERLVPPAAMKDDDAFEQWLAREVGGDPVVPSPAAHVVVTSRPVGAGRLRVTATLQNLAKDPVVTVQGRGSNAGRTRRDEARDNALFRAGLEVEGDRLLPITMDLGADAYRYSGELGAYANNCGVEPRWHDGRLVAVRSVPVPQHDTHRAVARTDERWGYAALATDPLPVLDDLADEMEAYLNAPAWSTADLQDRPGLADRKEADRRAAALEVSRFRDGIAWLRRDRRLLVAFQLANESMTELNRRRKRPSRGWRLFQLVAIVSQLGALAWREHPQHLFSPGLWGDDQSVDPTEAATVVWYPTGGGKTEAYLGLVLVCMFYDRARGKKVGVSAWCRFPLRLLTLQQTQRQLDVVAAADIVRDRNAERLKEIGGDPGWPFFIGFYAGGGNTPNSLTTDRTLDRLRSSEAERHAFRLVHDCPYCGERSVHIPPPDPQRLRLEHVCGNERCGKVLPIVVVDTEIYRYLPTVVVGTLDKLANIGLSDRFGALFGDVDCWCTPHGFGRGGKCHERHAPGHPKSPPEPLGTPLYDPSPSLEIIDELHMVNEELGAFSGHYEGLLAEVQRTLTARQRPDGRGVRMKVVATTATIRGEDRQSEHLFGLRSVVVPLPGPNLDESFYWRLDRGLPLRRFVGVMPTRGTAEMTLVRILTSAHRALWKLDQRRDLPSALEAWPEEELRAVVDLYRTSLTYATTLVDFGRIRRSLDTQVNEALRREGFPDLRVAELKGETRLDEVRGVLDDLGSTNGSTGMVVATSMVSHGVDVDRLNLMLFNGMPRSMAEYIQASSRVGRAYHGLVFMLFNPVRERDRSHYRYHGKFHEYLDRMVEPVAINRWSRFAVRRTLPGILMGHLLQIANRDWWRAGNAPGHLHDLSKMQAALRDPSIGGLEGVQLTELLEALHTVFQSDRPEGQELHSDLEDMVEHALASLRSAGASAGLSGGNNRGYRATGDYLGLEYRPMTSLRDVSEGIPFHIVSDGRRS, from the coding sequence GTGAGCGCCGTGGTCAGCGACGCGACCGGAGAAGCCCAAGGCGACGTATGCCTGGGCGAACCTCCCAGTGCCCGCTATTTCATGGAAAGCCTCGGTCCCCACGCCATCGAGCCGGGCGGCGCCGCTCCACGGTACGGACGGACCACTCCGGACAGCCTCGGGTTCGAGTTCGAAGCCGAGAACGCCAGCTCCGTCACGGTCAAGGCCAGAGCCTCGTTCTACTACTCGGCGCTGCCGACCCGCGTCCAGCAGCTGGAGTGGGCCGGCGAACGCGAGGAACCTTACCGACTGGCTCCGTTGTTCAAGCGACTTGGTGTGACGGTCGGGCCGGTGGAGATCGTCCTGGGGCACGAGGCCGGTCTGCGACAGACCCTGGAGGCCGAGTTCCGGCGCGCCTTCGCGGAGGCTGTCGAGTTGGCTCTTCGCGACCCGCGGATCGACCGTCGCGTCGGGAGCGACCGCCGAGAGCGGCTGGTCCCTCCTGCTGCGATGAAGGACGACGACGCCTTCGAACAGTGGCTGGCCCGGGAAGTGGGCGGGGACCCCGTGGTGCCGTCGCCCGCCGCGCATGTCGTCGTCACGTCGAGGCCGGTCGGCGCCGGTCGGCTCCGTGTGACGGCGACACTCCAGAACCTCGCCAAAGACCCCGTCGTGACCGTCCAGGGGCGGGGTAGCAACGCCGGCCGTACCCGCCGTGACGAGGCCAGGGACAACGCTCTGTTCCGCGCGGGCCTCGAAGTCGAGGGCGACCGTCTGCTGCCGATCACGATGGACCTCGGTGCCGACGCCTATCGCTACTCCGGGGAGCTCGGGGCGTACGCGAACAACTGCGGTGTCGAGCCGCGGTGGCACGACGGACGACTCGTGGCCGTGCGCAGTGTGCCCGTTCCACAGCACGACACCCACCGCGCCGTGGCCCGGACCGACGAACGATGGGGATACGCGGCGCTCGCGACCGACCCGCTGCCTGTGCTCGACGACCTCGCCGACGAGATGGAGGCGTACCTGAACGCGCCGGCCTGGAGCACAGCGGACCTCCAGGACAGGCCCGGACTGGCCGATCGGAAGGAGGCCGACCGACGGGCTGCCGCGCTCGAGGTCTCGCGGTTCCGCGACGGCATCGCGTGGTTGCGACGGGACAGGCGCCTGCTGGTGGCGTTCCAGCTCGCGAACGAGTCCATGACGGAGCTCAACCGGCGTCGGAAGCGTCCGAGTCGTGGATGGCGGCTGTTCCAGCTCGTGGCCATCGTCAGCCAGCTCGGCGCCCTGGCCTGGCGGGAGCACCCGCAGCACCTCTTCTCCCCCGGGCTCTGGGGCGACGACCAGAGCGTGGACCCGACCGAGGCGGCCACCGTCGTCTGGTACCCGACCGGAGGTGGCAAGACCGAGGCGTACCTCGGACTGGTGCTGGTATGCATGTTCTACGACCGCGCCAGGGGCAAAAAGGTCGGGGTCTCGGCCTGGTGCCGCTTCCCCCTCAGGTTGCTCACCCTGCAGCAGACGCAGCGGCAACTCGACGTCGTCGCTGCCGCGGACATCGTCCGGGACCGGAACGCCGAGAGGCTCAAGGAAATCGGCGGTGACCCCGGGTGGCCGTTCTTCATCGGGTTCTACGCCGGCGGCGGCAACACGCCGAACTCCCTGACCACCGACCGCACGCTCGACCGCCTTCGGTCGAGCGAGGCGGAGCGGCATGCGTTCCGGCTGGTGCACGACTGCCCCTACTGCGGTGAGCGGTCGGTGCACATCCCGCCGCCCGACCCCCAGCGCCTCAGGTTGGAACACGTCTGTGGCAACGAACGGTGCGGCAAGGTCCTCCCCATCGTCGTGGTGGACACGGAGATCTACCGCTACCTCCCCACCGTCGTGGTCGGCACTCTGGACAAGCTCGCGAACATCGGACTGTCGGACCGGTTCGGCGCGCTCTTCGGGGACGTCGACTGCTGGTGCACGCCCCACGGATTCGGTCGGGGAGGCAAGTGCCACGAGCGTCATGCACCAGGCCATCCGAAGTCGCCCCCCGAGCCCTTGGGGACTCCCCTCTACGACCCCTCCCCGTCGTTGGAGATCATCGACGAACTCCACATGGTCAACGAGGAACTCGGTGCGTTCTCAGGGCACTACGAGGGGCTCCTGGCAGAGGTCCAGCGCACGCTGACAGCCCGGCAGCGCCCCGACGGACGGGGCGTCCGGATGAAGGTGGTCGCGACCACCGCGACCATCCGTGGCGAGGACCGCCAGAGCGAACACCTCTTCGGCCTGCGGTCGGTGGTGGTGCCTCTTCCCGGCCCCAACCTCGACGAGAGCTTCTACTGGCGTCTCGACCGCGGTCTTCCCCTGCGCCGCTTCGTCGGGGTCATGCCGACACGGGGTACGGCGGAGATGACGCTGGTCAGGATCCTGACGTCCGCGCACCGGGCCCTGTGGAAGCTCGACCAGCGTCGGGACCTTCCCTCGGCTCTCGAAGCATGGCCGGAGGAGGAACTCCGCGCAGTCGTCGACCTGTACCGAACGAGCCTCACGTATGCGACGACCCTCGTGGACTTCGGCCGTATCCGGCGCTCGCTGGACACCCAGGTCAACGAGGCCCTGCGCAGGGAGGGGTTCCCCGACCTCCGCGTGGCCGAGCTCAAGGGCGAGACGCGCCTGGACGAGGTGCGTGGTGTCCTGGACGACCTGGGCAGCACCAACGGCAGCACGGGCATGGTCGTCGCGACGAGCATGGTCAGCCACGGGGTCGACGTGGACCGGTTGAACCTCATGCTGTTCAACGGGATGCCCAGGTCCATGGCCGAGTACATCCAGGCGTCGTCACGGGTCGGCCGTGCGTACCACGGCCTCGTGTTCATGCTCTTCAACCCGGTGAGGGAGCGGGACCGGTCGCACTACCGGTACCACGGGAAGTTCCACGAGTACCTGGACCGCATGGTCGAACCGGTGGCAATCAACCGCTGGAGCCGGTTCGCCGTGCGCAGGACCCTCCCCGGGATACTGATGGGCCACCTCCTCCAGATCGCCAACCGGGACTGGTGGCGGGCGGGTAACGCGCCGGGCCACCTGCACGACCTCTCGAAGATGCAGGCCGCGCTCCGCGATCCTTCGATCGGAGGGCTCGAAGGTGTCCAGCTCACCGAACTGCTGGAGGCACTTCACACGGTCTTCCAGTCGGATCGCCCGGAGGGCCAGGAGCTCCACAGCGATCTCGAGGACATGGTGGAGCACGCGCTGGCCAGCCTGCGCTCCGCCGGGGCCTCCGCCGGCCTCTCCGGCGGCAACAACCGCGGATACCGCGCCACAGGCGACTACCTGGGCCTCGAGTACCGGCCCATGACGAGTCTCCGGGACGTGTCCGAGGGCATCCCGTTCCACATCGTGTCCGACGGCAGGAGGTCGTGA
- a CDS encoding Z1 domain-containing protein, producing the protein MSSTPEDSLESLAKARRLVLALLSQDRQPTPDEVQNAVTVIFGMLAGQGEVLDRDQLAKEIEVLTAVFQEGSSGLESDSGHEPWLPEAKNDRAWDFWERYRRYLEDVRNLPPVVVRRLDQSTDEVLSQLEDPRRVGSWRRTGLVIGQVQSGKTGQYIGLAAKAVDAGYQFVVILAGIHNDLRSQTQLRVDEGLLGFDTQHQQRSNQNGKSRLMGAGRMPGAKKLDIASPTNSSEKGDFGRQAANAVNFPLGRFPVVLVVKKHWKILEYLRTWVTEVQGTEDESGNKVVRDIPLFVIDDEADNASINTERDPDADPTRTNGAIRELMKSFEKSAYVGYTATPFANIYIDPDVDHAELGADLFPDSFIRTLPSPTNYLGPERVFGLQVDNDDEEDVPPLPLVRPVDDAEGWVPSKHKSSFVPSDDLPRSLREAIASFVLASAVRRVRGQTKVHNSMLVHVTRFTAVQGIVRDQVDDYLRLLVDSLRDRYGQAPQRMAELRALWERDFVPTTDHFPADEAQRVTWEDVASQLMPALRKIVVKTVNGASRDALDYYEHRRTGLSVIAIGGQKLSRGLTLEGLTVSYYLRTSSTYDTLLQMGRWFGYRPGHEDLCRLYTTPDLQAKYIEVTAATDELRREVEEMAALNLSPRYFGLKVRASSLGLAVTAANKMRQGTKVLLSYSGEGPETVIFNVSDGVPEHNLKVLGDFVRRLDGLATADQKVAGANVTWKQVPSEAVVDFLTRYETDRMAQRVRPRFIAKYIEQCMAVGELPQWTVVLVGKQAAESPQDIAGYSLGPVKRSALNDVESDGRYTIRRLLSPPDEYLDLDPDQVEAALEATQKAAVIKKREKVPQSPSGDHVRWQRRADQALLLVYLVERPTTEHGEARPPLVGFKASFPRSEHQSDTEYVVNSIWQKEGLDALDDEEDE; encoded by the coding sequence GTGAGTTCCACCCCCGAGGACTCTCTCGAGTCCCTTGCCAAGGCCCGTCGCCTGGTTCTCGCGCTCCTGTCGCAGGACCGTCAGCCGACGCCGGACGAGGTGCAGAACGCGGTCACCGTCATCTTCGGGATGCTGGCCGGCCAGGGCGAGGTTCTCGACCGTGACCAGCTGGCCAAGGAGATCGAGGTCCTGACGGCGGTCTTCCAGGAGGGCTCCTCCGGGCTGGAGAGCGACAGCGGGCACGAGCCCTGGCTGCCCGAAGCCAAGAACGACCGGGCCTGGGACTTCTGGGAACGTTACCGCCGTTACCTGGAGGACGTCCGGAACCTCCCTCCGGTCGTCGTGCGCCGGCTGGACCAGAGCACGGACGAGGTCCTGAGCCAGCTCGAGGACCCGCGCCGTGTCGGCTCGTGGCGCCGGACGGGCCTGGTGATCGGGCAGGTCCAGTCGGGCAAGACCGGTCAGTACATCGGGCTCGCCGCGAAGGCCGTGGACGCGGGGTACCAGTTCGTGGTGATCCTCGCCGGCATCCACAACGACCTCCGGAGCCAGACCCAGCTGCGTGTCGACGAGGGGCTCCTGGGGTTCGACACCCAGCACCAGCAGCGGTCCAACCAGAACGGGAAGTCCCGCCTCATGGGTGCCGGCAGGATGCCGGGCGCCAAGAAGCTCGACATCGCGTCCCCCACCAACAGCTCGGAGAAGGGTGACTTCGGCCGGCAGGCGGCCAACGCCGTCAACTTCCCGCTCGGTCGTTTCCCGGTCGTCCTCGTCGTCAAGAAGCACTGGAAGATCCTCGAGTACCTGCGGACGTGGGTGACCGAGGTCCAGGGCACGGAGGACGAGAGCGGGAACAAGGTCGTACGCGACATCCCGCTGTTCGTCATCGACGACGAGGCGGACAACGCCTCCATCAACACCGAGCGCGATCCCGACGCGGATCCGACCAGGACCAACGGTGCGATCCGTGAGCTCATGAAGAGCTTCGAGAAGTCGGCGTACGTCGGGTACACCGCCACCCCGTTCGCCAACATCTACATCGATCCCGACGTCGACCACGCCGAACTCGGCGCCGACCTCTTTCCCGACAGCTTCATCCGCACTCTGCCCTCGCCAACCAACTACCTCGGTCCGGAACGGGTGTTCGGCCTCCAGGTCGACAACGACGACGAGGAGGACGTGCCCCCGCTTCCGCTCGTACGCCCCGTGGACGACGCCGAGGGCTGGGTCCCGAGCAAGCACAAGTCCTCCTTCGTCCCCTCCGACGACCTTCCACGGTCCCTCCGGGAGGCGATCGCCTCGTTCGTCCTCGCCAGCGCTGTACGGCGGGTGCGCGGACAGACGAAGGTGCACAACTCCATGCTGGTGCACGTCACCCGCTTCACAGCGGTCCAGGGGATCGTCCGCGACCAGGTGGACGACTACCTGCGGCTCCTCGTGGACTCGCTCCGCGACCGGTACGGACAGGCACCGCAGCGCATGGCCGAGCTCCGGGCCCTTTGGGAGCGGGACTTCGTTCCCACCACGGACCACTTCCCCGCGGACGAGGCGCAGCGCGTCACCTGGGAGGACGTGGCGAGCCAGCTCATGCCCGCGCTACGGAAGATCGTGGTCAAGACGGTCAACGGCGCCTCCCGCGACGCACTCGACTACTACGAGCACCGCAGGACCGGTCTCTCGGTCATCGCGATCGGAGGCCAGAAGCTCTCCCGGGGCCTCACCCTGGAGGGGCTGACGGTCAGCTACTACCTGCGCACGTCCAGCACGTACGACACCCTGCTCCAGATGGGGCGCTGGTTCGGATACCGGCCGGGACACGAGGACCTCTGCCGCCTGTACACCACCCCCGACCTTCAGGCGAAGTACATCGAGGTGACTGCCGCGACGGACGAACTGCGTCGTGAGGTCGAGGAGATGGCGGCGTTGAACCTCAGTCCGAGGTACTTCGGTCTGAAGGTCCGCGCCTCCTCTCTGGGCCTCGCCGTGACGGCTGCCAACAAGATGCGCCAGGGCACGAAGGTCCTGCTCAGCTACTCCGGTGAGGGACCGGAGACGGTGATCTTCAACGTCTCCGACGGGGTCCCGGAACACAACCTCAAGGTGCTCGGGGACTTCGTACGCAGGCTCGACGGCCTGGCCACCGCCGACCAGAAGGTAGCGGGTGCCAACGTGACGTGGAAGCAGGTGCCCTCCGAAGCTGTCGTGGACTTCCTCACCCGCTACGAGACCGACCGCATGGCCCAGAGGGTGCGCCCCCGCTTCATCGCGAAGTACATCGAACAGTGCATGGCCGTAGGTGAGCTCCCGCAGTGGACCGTGGTCCTGGTCGGGAAGCAGGCAGCCGAGTCCCCGCAGGACATCGCCGGTTACAGCCTGGGGCCCGTGAAGCGGTCGGCACTCAACGACGTCGAAAGCGACGGTCGGTACACGATCCGCCGCCTGCTCAGCCCTCCCGACGAGTACCTCGACCTCGATCCCGACCAGGTGGAAGCCGCCTTGGAAGCGACGCAGAAGGCTGCAGTCATCAAGAAGCGGGAGAAGGTGCCCCAGTCGCCTTCGGGGGACCATGTCCGCTGGCAGCGCCGAGCCGACCAGGCACTGCTGCTCGTCTACCTGGTCGAGCGGCCGACGACGGAGCACGGTGAGGCCCGGCCGCCACTGGTGGGCTTCAAGGCGAGCTTCCCGCGCTCCGAGCACCAGTCCGACACCGAGTACGTGGTCAACAGCATCTGGCAGAAGGAGGGCCTCGACGCCCTGGACGACGAGGAGGACGAGTGA